Proteins found in one Clostridium kluyveri DSM 555 genomic segment:
- a CDS encoding NAD(P)/FAD-dependent oxidoreductase yields the protein MDYDVLILGGGIVGCAVSYELSKYNLNIALIEKDYDIADDVALIDSSIVYDGLECEDTLLSKLELMGNKIMPELASKFNIFFKKKGYLLLADSRKSEEKLVKMYDTALNRGIENIYLLNNSKDIYNLEPSLNKNIRKAIYSKNTAVISPYDLAISYGEIAFDNGVNFKLGEEVLDIKNISKGFRVITNKNKFTCNMVVNTTPRESYRIDKENKFNKKKKYLKYFLLEENSSKAYKNIISVMGENDEKIYTIPTKENGMLIVLKNNRKISNEEGLRKIKYFIKNVSEKNIIPFYESTFYDDFLIIDDSLIDKGYIKIFGKHYGQVTMTPAITTIVCETIVSNLNCVLKKDFIDKRREIYKFRDLLNIDRQNIINLNKKYGKIICYCKKITEGEIIDSIRRPLGARTIEGIRRRTNATFGNCKGSQCLSKVASILAREINKDMTDILKDSKDSNIILGRIKEFDEM from the coding sequence ATGGATTATGATGTACTTATATTAGGCGGTGGAATAGTAGGATGTGCGGTTTCATATGAACTTTCAAAATATAACTTAAATATAGCATTGATTGAAAAAGATTATGATATAGCAGATGACGTAGCTTTAATAGATTCTTCTATAGTTTATGATGGATTAGAGTGCGAGGATACTCTATTATCAAAATTAGAACTCATGGGAAATAAAATCATGCCGGAACTTGCCTCTAAGTTTAATATATTCTTTAAAAAAAAAGGATATTTATTATTAGCAGATAGTAGAAAGAGCGAAGAGAAATTAGTTAAGATGTACGATACAGCGTTAAATAGGGGTATAGAAAATATATATTTACTCAATAATTCTAAAGATATATATAATTTAGAACCAAGTTTAAATAAAAATATAAGAAAGGCTATCTATTCTAAAAATACAGCAGTTATTTCACCATATGACTTAGCAATTTCATATGGTGAGATTGCTTTCGATAATGGTGTGAATTTTAAATTAGGAGAAGAAGTCTTAGATATAAAAAATATATCTAAAGGATTTAGAGTAATAACTAATAAGAATAAATTTACTTGTAATATGGTTGTAAATACTACTCCAAGAGAAAGTTATAGGATAGATAAGGAAAATAAATTTAATAAAAAAAAGAAGTATTTAAAATATTTCCTTTTGGAAGAAAACTCATCTAAAGCATATAAAAATATCATATCTGTTATGGGAGAAAATGATGAAAAAATATATACTATTCCTACTAAAGAAAATGGGATGTTAATAGTTTTAAAGAACAATAGGAAAATAAGTAATGAAGAGGGATTAAGAAAGATTAAATATTTTATAAAAAATGTATCAGAGAAGAATATCATACCATTTTATGAATCTACATTTTATGATGATTTTTTAATTATAGATGATAGTTTAATTGATAAAGGCTATATTAAAATATTTGGAAAACATTATGGTCAAGTTACTATGACTCCGGCAATTACAACTATAGTATGTGAAACTATAGTTAGTAATTTAAACTGCGTCTTAAAAAAAGATTTTATAGATAAGAGAAGAGAAATCTATAAATTTAGGGATCTTTTAAATATAGACAGACAAAATATAATAAATTTGAATAAAAAGTATGGAAAAATAATATGTTATTGTAAAAAAATAACAGAAGGTGAAATCATAGATTCCATAAGAAGACCTCTTGGAGCACGTACTATAGAGGGAATAAGGCGAAGGACAAATGCTACTTTTGGAAATTGTAAAGGATCTCAATGCCTTTCTAAAGTTGCATCAATTTTGGCCAGGGAGATAAACAAAGATATGACAGATATACTCAAGGATTCTAAAGATTCTAATATCATATTGGGCAGAATAAAAGAATTTGACGAGATGTAA
- a CDS encoding DUF1667 domain-containing protein — MIKEVICSECNEKFDINDDLKINNHLYGKKDNLTKLNIYSECGIFTTIVRIKGSNYNVVPVKSSRPLNKNLWVECSKVLSRIHVGAPIKMGDIICKNILNTGVDIICTKSIDKRK, encoded by the coding sequence TTGATTAAAGAAGTAATTTGTAGTGAGTGTAATGAAAAATTTGATATAAATGATGATTTAAAAATCAATAATCATTTATATGGTAAAAAGGACAATCTCACCAAATTAAATATTTACAGTGAATGTGGCATATTTACCACTATTGTTAGAATAAAGGGTTCAAATTATAATGTAGTACCAGTAAAGAGCTCCAGACCTTTAAATAAGAATTTATGGGTAGAATGTTCAAAGGTTTTAAGTAGAATACATGTTGGAGCACCTATAAAAATGGGAGATATAATTTGTAAGAATATATTAAATACTGGAGTTGATATAATCTGCACTAAAAGTATTGATAAAAGAAAGTAA
- the serS gene encoding serine--tRNA ligase translates to MLDLKRIRNNPEEIKKQLLNRGEDFELSIIDKVVSLDEKRRKILVEVEALKNKRNQDSGEIAKIKRAGGNADTLVVEMKQVSDNIKQYDIQLSEINDKIEYIMLRIPNIPNPAVPEGKLDEDNVEIRRWMEPTKFKFQPKAHWDIGTNLNILDFERGGKVAGSRFTFYRGLGARLERAIVSYYLDFHTEKHGYEEILPPYMVNRTSMIGTGQLPKFEEDAFRVANNDFFLIPTAEVPVTNFYRNEVLKGEDLPIKYVAYSACFRAEAGSAGRDTRGIIRQHQFNKVELVKFAKPEQSYDELEKLTNDAEDVIKGLKIPYRVVKICKGDLGFTAALKYDIEVWMPSYNRYVEISSCSNFEDFQARRVNIKYKETPKDKPKYIHTLNGSGVAIGRTVAAILENYQQDDGSVLIPEILKPYMGGREVIK, encoded by the coding sequence ATGTTAGATTTAAAAAGGATAAGAAATAATCCAGAAGAAATAAAGAAACAACTTTTAAATAGGGGAGAAGATTTTGAACTGTCAATTATTGATAAAGTAGTATCTTTAGATGAAAAAAGAAGAAAAATTTTAGTTGAAGTAGAAGCTTTAAAAAATAAAAGAAATCAAGATTCTGGAGAAATAGCTAAGATAAAAAGAGCTGGTGGAAATGCAGATACTTTAGTTGTAGAAATGAAGCAAGTTTCAGACAATATAAAACAATACGATATTCAACTATCAGAAATAAATGATAAAATAGAGTACATAATGCTTAGAATACCTAATATTCCAAATCCAGCAGTTCCAGAAGGAAAGCTGGATGAAGATAATGTAGAAATTAGACGATGGATGGAGCCTACTAAATTTAAATTTCAACCTAAAGCTCATTGGGATATAGGTACGAATCTTAATATACTTGATTTTGAAAGAGGAGGAAAAGTAGCAGGTTCTAGGTTTACTTTTTATAGGGGGTTAGGGGCAAGACTTGAAAGAGCTATTGTATCTTATTATTTGGATTTTCATACTGAAAAACACGGATATGAAGAGATATTACCACCTTATATGGTAAACAGAACCAGCATGATTGGTACAGGACAACTTCCAAAGTTTGAAGAAGATGCTTTTAGGGTAGCAAATAATGATTTTTTCTTAATTCCAACGGCAGAAGTGCCAGTAACTAATTTTTATAGAAATGAAGTATTAAAAGGAGAAGATCTTCCAATAAAATATGTTGCATATAGTGCATGTTTTAGAGCTGAAGCAGGTTCAGCAGGAAGAGATACTAGAGGAATTATAAGACAGCATCAATTCAACAAGGTTGAACTCGTTAAATTTGCAAAACCTGAACAATCTTATGATGAACTTGAGAAATTAACTAATGATGCAGAAGATGTAATTAAAGGATTAAAAATTCCCTATAGAGTAGTTAAGATATGTAAAGGGGATCTTGGATTTACAGCTGCCCTTAAGTATGATATAGAGGTTTGGATGCCAAGTTACAATAGATATGTAGAAATATCAAGTTGTAGTAATTTTGAAGATTTTCAAGCAAGACGAGTTAATATTAAATACAAGGAGACTCCAAAAGATAAACCCAAATATATTCATACATTAAATGGTTCTGGAGTGGCTATAGGAAGAACTGTAGCAGCTATTTTAGAGAATTATCAACAGGATGATGGAAGTGTATTGATTCCTGAAATATTAAAACCATACATGGGTGGAAGAGAAGTAATAAAATAG
- a CDS encoding recombinase-like protein, with protein MQGGLTKCELLGSEWHKIKSPEKYKNVIQALLGHIDVNTTRKPYVHVSEAKKKEVANLLDNFLD; from the coding sequence GTGCAGGGGGGATTAACAAAATGTGAGCTACTAGGCTCAGAATGGCATAAAATTAAAAGTCCCGAAAAATACAAAAATGTAATACAAGCATTATTAGGTCATATAGACGTAAACACCACAAGAAAACCTTATGTACATGTATCTGAGGCAAAGAAAAAAGAAGTTGCCAACTTACTGGATAACTTCTTAGATTGA
- the vanR gene encoding VanR-ABDEGLN family response regulator transcription factor, whose product MSMNILVVDDEQPIADLIEVYLKNEGFTIYKSYNGQDAFRCVESEQLELAILDVMLPDIDGFTLCQRIRENHNFPVIMLTAKEEEIDKITGLTLGADDYITKPFRPLELVARVKAQLRRFTKYNSVEPNQEEHLIAFSGLILDMDTHECTLNEKKISLTPKEFSILWVLCSNRGRVVSSEELFHEVWGDKYFTNSNNTVMVHIRHLREKMHGSAEHPKYIKTVWGVGYKIEK is encoded by the coding sequence ATGAGTATGAATATTTTGGTTGTAGACGATGAGCAACCTATAGCGGACCTAATTGAAGTTTATTTAAAAAATGAAGGTTTTACAATATACAAATCTTATAACGGTCAAGATGCGTTCCGGTGTGTTGAGTCGGAACAGTTAGAGCTTGCGATACTTGATGTCATGCTGCCGGATATAGATGGCTTTACTCTCTGCCAGAGAATCAGGGAAAATCATAATTTCCCTGTTATTATGCTGACTGCTAAAGAAGAAGAAATTGATAAAATTACCGGATTGACACTAGGTGCGGATGATTACATAACAAAACCGTTTCGGCCTTTGGAGCTTGTTGCCCGTGTCAAGGCGCAGCTCCGGAGATTTACCAAATATAATTCTGTGGAGCCAAACCAGGAAGAACACTTGATTGCCTTTTCCGGATTGATATTGGACATGGATACCCATGAATGTACGCTAAATGAGAAAAAGATATCTCTCACTCCTAAAGAGTTTTCAATTCTTTGGGTCCTTTGCTCCAATCGCGGACGGGTGGTAAGTTCGGAAGAATTGTTCCATGAGGTATGGGGAGATAAGTATTTTACTAACAGCAATAATACTGTAATGGTTCATATAAGACATCTAAGAGAAAAAATGCACGGCAGCGCAGAACACCCTAAATATATCAAAACGGTATGGGGGGTTGGCTATAAAATTGAAAAGTAA
- the vanS gene encoding vancomycin resistance histidine kinase VanS encodes MAIKLKSKRDKRRNDYTKLKRKVFFQMLMITVAAAVTVYLLRHILRGQIGNRIVRFLVNAFHFKNSEAQTIYQLVIRNNMDMILFVVILIFLVILFRFSVSWFTKYFDEVSAGMDKLAEEFDEKITLSPELDFMENKLNQIKNNLEKQEKAALDAEQRKNDLVVYLAHDIKTPLTSVIGYLSLLDEAPDMPPEQKAKYVSITLEKAYRLEQLINEFFEITRFNLQTIVLNKVKINLLFMLQQMADEFYPILTPQEKQVSVNVPDGLTLWGDADKMARVFNNILKNAIAYSYENSIIDISAKQQDKNIIITFTNQGNPIPPEKLETIFEKFFRLDTSRSTNTGGAGLGLAIAKEIVNAHGGNIFVQSNTEKTVFTVVLPQKQEKDRLSA; translated from the coding sequence TTGGCTATAAAATTGAAAAGTAAGAGAGATAAAAGAAGGAATGATTATACGAAATTAAAAAGGAAAGTATTTTTTCAAATGCTTATGATTACAGTTGCCGCCGCTGTGACTGTTTATCTATTGCGCCATATCCTGCGTGGACAGATCGGAAATCGTATCGTTCGATTTTTAGTCAACGCTTTTCATTTTAAAAATTCGGAAGCACAGACAATCTATCAGTTGGTTATTCGCAACAATATGGACATGATCCTTTTTGTTGTAATCCTAATATTTTTAGTTATCCTTTTTCGATTTTCTGTTTCTTGGTTTACCAAATATTTCGACGAGGTCAGCGCAGGAATGGATAAACTTGCTGAAGAATTCGATGAAAAGATTACATTATCACCGGAATTGGATTTCATGGAAAATAAGCTTAATCAGATAAAAAACAACTTGGAAAAGCAAGAAAAAGCTGCTCTTGATGCCGAGCAGCGCAAGAATGATTTGGTAGTTTACCTGGCTCATGATATAAAGACACCTCTGACCTCCGTTATAGGATACTTAAGTCTTCTGGATGAAGCTCCTGATATGCCTCCAGAACAGAAGGCAAAATATGTGAGTATTACCTTGGAAAAAGCTTATCGATTAGAGCAGCTTATAAATGAGTTTTTTGAGATCACAAGATTTAATCTTCAAACGATTGTTTTGAATAAAGTAAAAATCAATTTACTGTTTATGCTCCAGCAGATGGCGGATGAATTCTATCCAATACTGACTCCACAGGAAAAGCAGGTGTCTGTCAATGTGCCTGACGGACTCACTCTGTGGGGAGATGCAGACAAAATGGCCCGTGTGTTCAATAACATTCTGAAAAATGCGATAGCCTATAGCTATGAAAACAGCATCATTGACATTTCTGCTAAGCAGCAGGACAAAAATATTATTATAACTTTTACGAATCAAGGTAATCCTATCCCACCAGAAAAACTGGAAACGATATTTGAGAAATTTTTTCGGCTGGACACATCTCGTTCTACTAATACAGGCGGTGCCGGGCTTGGACTGGCTATTGCCAAAGAAATCGTAAACGCGCATGGAGGCAATATTTTCGTGCAAAGTAATACAGAAAAGACAGTCTTTACTGTCGTACTTCCACAAAAGCAAGAAAAGGACAGGTTATCTGCTTAA
- a CDS encoding VanZ family protein, translating to MFIIIVSITCFISTLPFLIPYHILLTSQSKKIGYKLSIGHIIIVYIFVYYLTVVLSFTGIPSISDIVDNSFGIITPKGFDFPLGEINLIPFRWITEGVRPYIENILLFIPLGFMLPCIWKKYEVLWKTTLSGITLSLIIELSQLFNRRITDIDDLLMNALGALIGWVFFRLLKEYLSKLQYKLSVQNTNIERIPLLLCEEARFYMASAFAGMLFVFYPFLISSLQFVLKIKVNI from the coding sequence ATGTTTATTATTATAGTGTCGATTACATGTTTTATTAGTACTTTGCCATTCTTGATTCCATACCATATACTACTGACCTCTCAAAGCAAAAAGATTGGCTATAAACTGTCAATTGGACATATTATAATCGTATATATCTTTGTGTACTACCTTACTGTTGTTCTAAGTTTTACTGGTATTCCTTCAATAAGTGATATTGTTGATAACAGCTTTGGAATAATAACCCCAAAGGGGTTCGATTTTCCACTGGGTGAGATTAATCTGATTCCATTTCGTTGGATTACAGAGGGTGTTCGCCCATACATAGAAAATATATTGCTTTTTATACCTCTTGGATTTATGCTTCCATGTATTTGGAAAAAATATGAAGTGTTATGGAAAACAACATTATCCGGTATTACATTATCTCTTATAATAGAATTAAGTCAATTGTTCAATAGAAGAATAACGGATATTGATGATTTACTGATGAATGCTCTCGGAGCGTTAATCGGATGGGTATTTTTTAGGCTGCTGAAAGAATATTTATCAAAACTACAATACAAACTTTCTGTCCAAAATACCAATATCGAAAGAATTCCCTTGCTCCTTTGTGAAGAGGCACGTTTTTATATGGCCAGCGCATTCGCCGGTATGCTCTTTGTGTTTTACCCATTTTTAATATCTTCACTGCAATTCGTACTTAAAATTAAAGTTAATATATAA
- a CDS encoding D-alanyl-D-alanine carboxypeptidase family protein, with translation MVRKVKKESLEIFIFVTFLLIAVITASVYKFIITPENQHIFKIEPDSTVSISPDKLNSPNVILIRLKDHAILMQKNSEEKIYPASLTKIMTAIVAIENLPNLKEEIRLTNSTFQRLYEADASMTGFQPGEKVSAIDLLYGALLPSGAESCIGLANQIAGSEQGFVKMMNQKAADLGMDNTHFENVTGIHNENHYTTVENLAVLLSYALQNDTFRDIFTSSRHSTQPTNKHPDGITFYSTMFEELDNQNIIDGEILGGKTGYTDEVGLCLASLAKVGRQEYILISAGAKGDHHSEQYNITDALAVYNSMGK, from the coding sequence ATGGTACGAAAAGTAAAAAAGGAAAGCTTAGAAATATTCATATTTGTAACATTTCTATTGATCGCTGTCATTACAGCTAGTGTTTATAAATTTATCATTACCCCAGAAAATCAACATATTTTTAAGATAGAACCGGATTCAACTGTCTCTATATCTCCTGATAAGTTGAACAGCCCCAATGTGATTCTGATCCGTTTAAAAGATCATGCTATCCTAATGCAAAAAAATAGCGAAGAAAAAATCTATCCTGCTTCTTTGACTAAAATTATGACAGCCATTGTTGCAATAGAAAATTTACCTAATCTGAAGGAAGAAATAAGACTTACCAATTCTACATTTCAGAGGCTGTACGAAGCAGATGCATCAATGACAGGTTTTCAGCCGGGTGAGAAGGTAAGTGCTATTGACCTTTTATATGGAGCACTGCTTCCAAGCGGTGCAGAGTCTTGTATTGGGCTTGCAAATCAAATTGCGGGTTCAGAGCAGGGATTCGTAAAGATGATGAATCAAAAGGCGGCAGATCTTGGTATGGATAACACTCATTTTGAAAATGTGACAGGGATTCATAATGAAAATCATTACACAACAGTCGAGAATTTGGCTGTTCTTCTAAGCTATGCATTGCAAAATGATACTTTCAGGGATATTTTTACTTCGTCCCGTCATTCAACACAACCCACGAATAAGCACCCTGATGGTATAACCTTTTACAGTACTATGTTTGAAGAACTCGACAATCAAAACATTATTGATGGGGAAATTTTAGGAGGAAAAACTGGATATACCGATGAAGTTGGTCTATGCCTTGCGAGTCTTGCCAAAGTAGGTAGACAAGAGTATATTCTGATTTCAGCTGGCGCGAAAGGGGATCACCATTCGGAACAGTATAATATTACCGATGCATTAGCTGTATACAACAGTATGGGAAAATAA
- a CDS encoding YsnF/AvaK domain-containing protein: protein MGLFNNVLGNNNDNKKSEDEGRLTLHKEELDINKNKIRKGEVELSKEIVEEQKTVDVPVTHEEVVIERRAVDNQTSDTPIDDKETIRIPVSEEQVNVDKHTVVTGEVSAHKREVGETRRVDEKLKREEARINTNGNADIVDDNTDNGLR, encoded by the coding sequence ATGGGTTTATTTAACAATGTTTTGGGAAATAACAATGATAATAAGAAAAGTGAAGATGAAGGAAGACTTACACTTCATAAGGAAGAGCTTGATATAAACAAAAACAAGATTAGAAAAGGTGAAGTTGAACTAAGTAAAGAAATTGTTGAAGAACAAAAAACGGTTGATGTTCCAGTTACTCATGAAGAAGTTGTTATCGAAAGAAGAGCAGTAGATAATCAAACCAGCGATACGCCTATTGATGATAAGGAAACAATACGTATTCCGGTCAGTGAAGAACAGGTCAACGTGGATAAACATACTGTGGTGACTGGAGAAGTATCTGCCCATAAACGTGAAGTTGGAGAAACAAGGCGAGTAGATGAGAAACTAAAAAGAGAAGAAGCTCGTATAAACACGAATGGTAATGCGGATATAGTGGATGACAATACAGATAATGGCTTACGTTAA
- a CDS encoding IS110 family transposase: MFYAGIDIAKKNHEASIIDSNGKLLDKSISFSNSESGSNKLIALLNKFEAGSSNVIIGMEATGHYWLSLYSYLLELGFTVYVINPIQSEAFRKMYIRQTKNDSKDSFIIAQIMRFGEFSTTSLADEDIMALRQLSRYRFSLVDECSDWKRKCIALLDQVFHEYSKLFSDTFGVTSRELLSNYPTPEDILSIDTDTLSKLLSEASRGRFGISKASEIQESASNTFGVSFAKDAFAFQIKQIIAQINFIEEQLKELENEISTLLHRTNQVITTITGIGDVLGAVIIGEIGDISRFESAPQLVAYAGLDASVKQSGDFVGTQTKISKRGSPYLRRAIWLAATVAAFKDPALSLYYQALRARGKHHLTAIGAVARKMCNIIFAVLTNDKPYVPNIL, from the coding sequence ATGTTTTATGCTGGTATTGATATTGCTAAGAAAAACCACGAAGCTTCTATTATTGATTCTAATGGTAAGCTTTTGGATAAAAGTATTTCCTTTTCAAATTCTGAGTCTGGTAGCAATAAGCTTATTGCCTTACTTAATAAATTTGAAGCAGGTTCCTCCAATGTAATTATTGGAATGGAAGCTACTGGTCATTATTGGCTTAGTCTTTATTCTTATTTACTGGAGCTCGGATTTACTGTTTATGTTATTAACCCTATCCAATCAGAAGCATTCAGAAAAATGTATATTAGACAAACTAAGAATGATTCTAAAGATTCTTTTATCATAGCTCAAATCATGCGTTTCGGTGAGTTTTCAACTACTTCTTTAGCTGATGAAGATATTATGGCTTTACGCCAACTTTCTCGCTATCGTTTTTCTTTAGTAGATGAATGCTCAGACTGGAAACGTAAGTGTATTGCATTGTTAGATCAGGTTTTCCATGAGTACTCAAAACTTTTCTCTGATACTTTTGGAGTTACATCTAGAGAGTTACTATCTAACTATCCTACTCCTGAGGATATACTTTCTATAGATACCGATACTCTTTCTAAGCTTTTATCTGAAGCAAGTAGAGGTCGCTTTGGTATCTCTAAAGCTTCCGAAATACAAGAGTCCGCTTCTAATACTTTTGGTGTTAGTTTTGCAAAGGATGCCTTTGCTTTTCAAATTAAACAAATTATTGCCCAAATTAATTTTATCGAAGAGCAGTTAAAAGAACTTGAAAATGAGATATCTACTTTACTCCATAGAACTAACCAAGTTATCACTACAATAACTGGTATTGGTGATGTTCTTGGTGCTGTTATCATTGGGGAAATTGGTGATATTTCACGTTTTGAATCTGCACCACAATTAGTTGCCTACGCTGGTCTAGATGCTTCTGTAAAGCAATCTGGCGACTTTGTCGGAACACAAACCAAAATATCTAAACGAGGTTCTCCTTATCTTCGTAGAGCAATTTGGCTTGCTGCTACTGTTGCAGCTTTTAAAGATCCAGCACTATCTTTGTATTATCAGGCTTTAAGGGCACGTGGCAAACATCATTTAACAGCTATAGGTGCTGTTGCAAGAAAAATGTGTAATATTATCTTTGCTGTACTTACAAATGACAAACCCTATGTTCCAAATATTCTTTAA
- a CDS encoding MBL fold metallo-hydrolase: MKNIINVTSGKGSSTAFLILGKDKTALIDCGMAYCASSLIRNIQQVLNDERKLDYILLSHSHYDHISAVPYLRKVWPDVKVMAAEYAQNILTKKSALKTIKELNNQSVLYYGSSQLIDYDDTLMKVDHKISEGDSLNLGNTNIDVLETPGHTKCSLSFLVNNEVIFPSETTGCMSKSGKINSAFIISYKQTINSINKCQKANPRYIISPHFGLVDKSETPTYWKKCIQAANNTRNFVLKLFSLGFDQDKIFKEFENFFRDEEYKLYQPDYAFEINNRAMIKSIINNR; the protein is encoded by the coding sequence ATGAAGAATATAATAAACGTAACAAGCGGGAAAGGCAGCAGCACTGCATTTTTGATACTCGGAAAAGATAAAACAGCATTAATTGATTGCGGAATGGCATACTGCGCTTCTAGTCTTATAAGAAATATTCAGCAAGTGCTTAATGATGAAAGAAAGTTAGACTATATACTTCTTAGTCACTCCCATTACGATCATATTAGTGCAGTACCATACTTAAGAAAAGTATGGCCTGATGTTAAAGTAATGGCGGCAGAATATGCACAAAATATTTTAACTAAAAAAAGTGCTTTAAAAACAATTAAAGAACTAAACAATCAGTCTGTACTATATTATGGATCCAGCCAATTAATAGACTACGATGATACTTTAATGAAAGTAGATCATAAAATTTCAGAAGGAGACTCATTAAATTTAGGTAATACAAATATTGATGTATTAGAAACACCTGGTCATACAAAGTGTTCATTATCATTTCTAGTTAATAATGAGGTTATCTTTCCAAGCGAGACAACTGGATGTATGAGTAAATCAGGAAAAATTAATTCTGCATTTATAATCAGTTATAAACAAACAATAAACTCCATCAATAAATGCCAGAAAGCCAATCCACGATACATTATATCTCCTCACTTTGGCTTGGTTGATAAAAGTGAAACGCCTACATATTGGAAAAAATGTATTCAAGCTGCAAATAATACCAGGAATTTTGTACTTAAATTATTCTCATTAGGATTTGATCAAGATAAAATTTTTAAAGAATTTGAAAATTTTTTTAGAGATGAAGAGTACAAGTTATATCAACCAGATTATGCCTTTGAGATAAATAATCGAGCTATGATTAAATCAATAATTAATAATAGGTGA
- a CDS encoding zinc ribbon domain-containing protein produces MPLSNRVYKCKCGMNIDRDINSAINILNRYKQNQQLNYKNINKVTTLYFQNGKLVA; encoded by the coding sequence ATGCCATTATCAAATAGAGTTTATAAATGTAAATGTGGAATGAATATAGATAGGGATATCAATTCTGCAATAAATATCCTTAATAGATATAAACAAAATCAACAATTGAATTATAAGAATATAAATAAAGTAACTACTCTATATTTTCAAAATGGAAAATTAGTTGCTTAA